A section of the Paenibacillus yonginensis genome encodes:
- a CDS encoding YjcZ family sporulation protein — protein MSEGAIGWGTSTAAILVLFILLVIISRAFWV, from the coding sequence ATGAGTGAAGGAGCAATCGGTTGGGGAACTTCGACTGCAGCTATTCTTGTCCTGTTTATCCTGCTCGTTATTATTTCGAGAGCTTTCTGGGTTTAA
- a CDS encoding SPL family radical SAM protein: MGTELQYKQPKSLLNKGTGFLAGYTHSLNPYTGCSFACSYCYVRQMPVSLFRPLEWGSWVDVKQGAAELLEKELARAKKKGKVTIFMSSSTDPYQPAEYKERVTRALLEVMAAEPPDFLLVQTRSPLVTRDTDLLLRLGSRVRVSLTVETDLEQVRRLFTPSAPPVAARLKALRKLKEAGIATQATVAPVLPSSPAFAGLLAGVTDRVCVDDYFMGDGSGGKRTGRLGLSELYEQIGRQDWYHPSAYLEVLHRMEQVFGAERVFVSQKGFEP; this comes from the coding sequence ATGGGAACAGAACTGCAATATAAACAGCCGAAGAGCCTGTTAAATAAAGGGACGGGATTTCTGGCCGGTTACACCCATTCGCTCAACCCGTATACCGGCTGCTCGTTCGCCTGCTCTTATTGTTATGTAAGGCAGATGCCGGTTTCCCTGTTCCGGCCTCTGGAATGGGGAAGCTGGGTGGATGTCAAGCAGGGAGCCGCCGAGCTGCTGGAGAAAGAGCTGGCCAGAGCCAAAAAGAAAGGCAAAGTGACGATTTTTATGTCCTCCAGCACCGATCCCTACCAGCCCGCCGAATACAAGGAGCGGGTTACGCGGGCGCTGCTGGAGGTCATGGCCGCCGAGCCGCCGGATTTTCTGCTTGTCCAAACCCGGAGTCCGCTGGTGACCCGGGACACCGATCTGCTGCTGCGGCTCGGAAGCCGGGTCAGGGTCAGTCTGACGGTCGAAACGGATCTGGAGCAGGTACGGCGCCTTTTTACGCCTTCTGCGCCGCCGGTCGCAGCACGTCTTAAAGCGCTTCGTAAGCTCAAGGAAGCGGGGATCGCCACCCAGGCGACCGTTGCTCCGGTGCTGCCGAGCAGTCCGGCATTTGCCGGCCTGCTTGCCGGCGTAACGGACCGGGTATGCGTGGACGACTATTTTATGGGCGACGGCAGCGGCGGCAAACGGACCGGCCGGCTGGGGCTCTCTGAGCTGTATGAGCAAATCGGCAGACAGGATTGGTATCACCCTTCCGCTTATTTGGAGGTCCTCCACCGGATGGAGCAGGTTTTTGGCGCAGAACGGGTGTTTGTCAGCCAGAAGGGTTTTGAACCTTAG
- a CDS encoding histidine kinase, translating into MSSDHEQAADQRGNGRLDNYRRKSPEEILLSISKLHRGRLKIFIGAVSGTGKTYHMLREGAALKDQGIDVVICAVSTQQRPETMEQLRGLERVPSIPWISDGIKKKDLNMEALLERNPEVVLVDGLAHRNRPGAERPTRWDDIQELLARGISVMTTVNVYELEGVRELAQKYVNIKVEETIPANLLELADEVRLIDVTPETLLQRFSEGNLKNSSAAPWFERGNLGVLRELALRLVAEGVNDSLEKHREEMGMLGPSGAAERILVSTQYHWNGSIYIRRGQQVAKRLNGDLHVVTFVRKDLRPSKEQLAFKQSMTKLIDKVGAQFAELTLLSRRRLPDQLIRYALDHSVTRILIGHSKQTFWQELLQGSVVYQILRKSRNMDIFIVADRAAHQGERIMPAKMAASRQGSLYHRLSSREVDERIGRMTRGRFKVYIGAAPGVGKTYTMLREGNHLLKKGNDVVIGYLETHGRAETAGQVSDLPTIERMILSYGGANLTEMDTAAILKRNPELVLVDELAHTNVPGSKHNKRYEDILDILNAGISVISTVNVQHLESLNDSVEQITGVRVRETVPDSILRMADEVELIDVAPQALQTRMKAGKIYASEKIQQALEHFFKIGNLIALRELALREIADDVDERLEAWERKSSLRGPWNKREFIFVCVKLTPSAEKLIRRGFRIAYRLKAGWKVAYLQSGRSIGEEERKKIESLQSLTERLGGTFEIATSGSPFQEAEVLLAKADECRATQLIIGPNGRNWRSRIREGITTRKLLRIARHLDILVVDDYNPNIKREP; encoded by the coding sequence TGCGCGGTATCCACCCAGCAGCGTCCGGAAACGATGGAGCAGCTGCGGGGGCTGGAGCGGGTGCCCAGCATTCCGTGGATATCGGATGGGATCAAGAAAAAGGACCTGAACATGGAGGCGCTGCTGGAGCGCAATCCGGAAGTGGTACTGGTGGATGGACTTGCCCACCGCAACCGGCCGGGAGCGGAGCGTCCGACCCGATGGGACGATATCCAGGAGCTGCTTGCCCGCGGCATCAGCGTCATGACTACCGTCAACGTCTACGAACTTGAAGGCGTCCGGGAGCTTGCCCAAAAATATGTGAATATCAAGGTAGAGGAAACTATCCCGGCCAATCTGCTGGAGCTGGCGGACGAAGTCCGCCTGATCGATGTCACCCCGGAGACGCTGCTTCAGCGATTTTCGGAAGGCAACCTGAAGAACAGCTCGGCTGCTCCCTGGTTTGAGCGGGGCAACCTGGGCGTGCTGCGTGAGCTTGCCCTGCGGCTCGTGGCCGAAGGCGTCAACGATTCCCTGGAGAAACATCGGGAGGAAATGGGGATGCTGGGGCCTTCCGGAGCCGCCGAGCGCATTTTGGTTTCGACCCAATACCATTGGAACGGGTCCATTTATATCCGGCGCGGGCAGCAGGTGGCCAAACGGTTAAATGGGGACCTTCATGTAGTCACTTTTGTCCGTAAGGACCTGCGGCCGAGCAAGGAGCAGCTGGCCTTTAAACAGTCGATGACCAAGCTGATCGACAAGGTGGGCGCCCAATTTGCGGAGCTGACGCTGCTTTCCAGACGGAGGCTGCCGGATCAGCTCATCCGGTATGCCCTCGATCACAGTGTGACCCGCATTCTCATCGGCCATTCGAAACAAACGTTTTGGCAGGAGCTGCTGCAGGGTTCCGTCGTCTATCAGATTCTTAGAAAATCGCGGAATATGGACATTTTTATTGTGGCCGACCGGGCCGCGCATCAAGGGGAGCGGATCATGCCGGCCAAAATGGCCGCTTCCCGGCAAGGCTCCTTGTACCACCGGCTAAGCAGCCGGGAGGTCGATGAACGGATCGGCCGGATGACCCGAGGCAGGTTTAAGGTTTATATCGGCGCTGCGCCGGGGGTGGGCAAAACGTACACGATGCTGCGTGAAGGAAACCACCTGCTGAAGAAGGGAAACGACGTCGTCATCGGATACCTGGAAACCCATGGCCGGGCGGAAACCGCCGGGCAGGTTTCGGACCTGCCCACGATTGAACGGATGATTCTTTCTTATGGAGGCGCTAATCTCACCGAGATGGATACGGCGGCGATCCTCAAGCGGAATCCGGAGCTGGTGCTGGTCGATGAGCTGGCTCACACCAACGTCCCGGGCAGCAAGCATAACAAGCGTTACGAAGATATTCTGGACATTTTGAACGCAGGCATATCCGTCATATCCACGGTTAACGTTCAGCATCTGGAAAGCCTTAACGATTCGGTCGAGCAAATTACAGGCGTCCGGGTGCGGGAAACCGTGCCGGATTCGATTTTACGCATGGCCGACGAGGTGGAGTTGATCGATGTGGCTCCCCAGGCGCTGCAAACCCGCATGAAAGCCGGGAAAATTTACGCCTCCGAGAAAATTCAGCAGGCTTTGGAGCATTTCTTCAAGATCGGGAACCTGATCGCGCTGAGAGAGCTGGCCCTTCGCGAAATCGCGGATGATGTGGACGAACGGCTGGAGGCCTGGGAACGAAAAAGCTCGCTTCGCGGCCCGTGGAACAAAAGGGAATTCATTTTTGTCTGCGTAAAGCTGACTCCAAGCGCCGAGAAGCTCATCCGCAGAGGATTCCGGATTGCCTACCGGCTGAAGGCGGGCTGGAAGGTCGCTTATCTCCAGTCCGGCAGGAGCATCGGGGAAGAGGAGCGGAAAAAAATCGAATCGCTGCAAAGCCTGACCGAACGTCTGGGCGGAACTTTCGAAATCGCGACCTCCGGCTCTCCCTTTCAGGAAGCCGAGGTTTTACTCGCTAAAGCGGACGAATGCCGGGCGACGCAGCTGATCATCGGCCCAAACGGACGGAATTGGCGGAGCCGGATCCGGGAAGGGATCACTACCCGAAAGCTGCTCAGGATTGCCAGACATTTGGACATTTTGGTCGTAGACGATTATAATCCGAATATCAAACGGGAGCCGTGA